From Streptomyces sp. TLI_053, a single genomic window includes:
- a CDS encoding PASTA domain-containing protein gives MALYCELCGTRTDGAERLGVYCPGEYCGTDLRAGADAGVRAWCEPERRFGIAGGTVLVDLLVCNAGPRATGFHLEPVEPVRGRLDFDRRSAEAPLASGATRRVELRYTVPLDLAGPGLDIASRFGVLGADTVGQVQGALPSRFGVALRVAATSAHQGAACAAFAVDVPGQLDVDLDRGNGRGRGGGGNGGGQPSPGRPPQPGRPQRPGRPDGRTGGGCGPLLIAVLVALVAVLVAVVVVLGLGRSGDTATAGPGTGAGPALLSPPPIAPTSPAGGRPGTGGNGGGSAGGNSGGGGKVKPSTGTSAKPSSTSTRPSPPPTTSVTTPPRTVAVPALAGLDRTTAEAELNGLGLRSTTTVVAIGRVPARQVLGSEPSAGTEVPVGGTVVLRVSDGRAPVPAVAGRTRGDAEQVLRDLDFTKVTSSATPDRDHPVGQALRTDPAAGTVVPLDSPITLWFVAAPDIR, from the coding sequence ATGGCGCTGTACTGCGAACTGTGCGGTACTCGGACGGACGGGGCCGAACGGCTCGGCGTCTACTGCCCGGGCGAGTACTGCGGCACCGATCTGCGGGCCGGCGCGGACGCCGGGGTGCGGGCCTGGTGCGAGCCGGAGCGCCGGTTCGGCATCGCCGGTGGCACGGTGCTGGTGGACCTGCTCGTGTGCAACGCCGGGCCCCGGGCCACCGGCTTCCACCTGGAACCGGTCGAACCCGTGCGCGGGCGGCTGGACTTCGACCGGCGGTCGGCCGAGGCGCCGCTCGCCTCCGGGGCGACCCGCCGGGTCGAGCTGCGGTACACCGTGCCCCTGGACCTGGCCGGACCGGGCCTCGACATCGCCTCCCGATTCGGCGTGCTGGGGGCCGACACGGTGGGCCAGGTGCAGGGCGCGCTGCCCTCGCGGTTCGGTGTCGCCCTCCGGGTCGCCGCGACCTCGGCTCACCAGGGCGCGGCCTGCGCGGCGTTCGCGGTGGACGTGCCCGGGCAGCTCGACGTCGACCTCGATCGCGGCAACGGACGGGGCCGTGGGGGCGGGGGGAACGGCGGCGGGCAGCCCTCACCAGGTCGCCCGCCGCAGCCGGGGCGGCCGCAGCGGCCCGGGCGGCCGGACGGCCGGACCGGAGGCGGCTGCGGACCGCTGCTGATCGCCGTACTGGTGGCGCTCGTGGCGGTACTGGTGGCGGTCGTCGTGGTCCTCGGTCTCGGCCGGAGCGGTGACACCGCCACAGCGGGGCCCGGTACGGGTGCCGGACCCGCGCTGCTCAGCCCGCCACCGATCGCCCCGACGAGCCCGGCGGGCGGGCGCCCCGGCACCGGCGGCAACGGTGGCGGTAGCGCCGGCGGCAACAGTGGCGGCGGCGGGAAGGTGAAGCCCTCCACCGGCACCTCCGCCAAGCCCTCCTCCACCTCCACCCGGCCGTCCCCTCCCCCCACCACGTCCGTCACCACCCCGCCCCGGACGGTCGCGGTCCCGGCCCTGGCCGGACTCGACCGGACCACCGCCGAGGCCGAGCTCAACGGCCTCGGCCTGCGCTCCACCACCACCGTCGTCGCCATCGGCCGGGTGCCCGCACGCCAGGTCCTCGGCAGCGAACCGTCCGCCGGCACCGAGGTACCGGTGGGTGGCACCGTCGTCCTGCGGGTCTCCGACGGCCGGGCACCGGTTCCCGCCGTCGCCGGCCGCACCCGCGGCGACGCCGAACAGGTGCTGCGGGACCTCGATTTCACCAAGGTCACCTCCTCCGCCACCCCCGACCGCGACCACCCCGTGGGCCAGGCGCTCCGCACCGATCCGGCCGCGGGCACGGTGGTCCCGCTGGACTCCCCGATCACCCTGTGGTTCGTGGCCGCCCCGGACATCCGCTGA
- the pgm gene encoding phosphoglucomutase (alpha-D-glucose-1,6-bisphosphate-dependent) encodes MAHARAGQPAQAGDLVDVARLVTAYYTLHPDPEEPGQRVAFGTSGHRGSSLDAAFNEDHIAATTQAICEYRAIEGITGPLYLGADTHALSEPAAATAVEVLAANGVTVLLDSADGYTPTPAVSHAILAHNRRSPQSLADGIVVTPSHNPPRDGGFKYNPPSGGPAGSLATGWIQDRANALIREGLRGVKRVPYARALAAATTGRHDYLTSYTEDLASVLDLDAIRAAGLRIGADPLGGASVAYWGRIAETHRLDLTVVNPVTDPTWRFMTLDWDGKIRMDCSSPAAMASLIARRDEYDIATGNDADADRHGIVTPDGGLMNPNHYLAVAVDYLYRHRADWPADAAVGKTLVSSSMLDRVAADLKRQLVEVPVGFKWFVEGLLEGSIAFGGEESAGASFLRRDGGVWTTDKDGILLALLAAEITAVTGRTPSQYYRDLTDRFGAPAYARVDAPADRDQKALLSRLSAEQVKAGDLAGEPVTAVLTEAPGNGAAIGGIKVCTENAWFAARPSGTEDVYKIYAESFQGPEHLARVQEEARELVNEVLAGSASA; translated from the coding sequence ATGGCACACGCACGGGCCGGTCAGCCGGCGCAGGCGGGCGACCTGGTGGACGTCGCGAGGCTGGTGACGGCCTACTACACGCTTCACCCGGACCCGGAGGAGCCGGGCCAGCGGGTCGCGTTCGGCACCTCGGGCCACCGCGGCTCCTCCCTGGACGCGGCCTTCAACGAGGACCACATCGCCGCCACCACCCAGGCGATCTGCGAGTACCGGGCGATCGAGGGCATCACCGGTCCGCTGTACCTCGGCGCCGACACCCACGCGCTGTCCGAGCCGGCCGCCGCCACCGCCGTCGAGGTGCTGGCCGCCAACGGCGTGACCGTCCTGCTGGACAGCGCCGACGGCTACACCCCGACCCCCGCCGTCTCGCACGCGATCCTCGCCCACAACCGCCGCAGCCCGCAGTCGCTCGCGGACGGCATCGTCGTCACCCCGTCCCACAACCCGCCCCGCGACGGCGGCTTCAAGTACAACCCGCCCAGCGGCGGCCCGGCCGGCTCCTTGGCCACCGGCTGGATCCAGGACCGCGCCAACGCCCTGATCCGCGAGGGCCTGCGCGGCGTCAAGCGGGTGCCGTACGCGCGCGCCCTGGCCGCGGCGACCACCGGCCGCCACGACTACCTCACCTCCTACACCGAGGACCTCGCCTCCGTCCTCGACCTGGACGCGATCCGCGCGGCCGGCCTGCGGATCGGCGCCGACCCGCTCGGCGGTGCCTCCGTCGCCTACTGGGGCCGGATCGCCGAGACCCACCGCCTCGACCTGACCGTGGTCAACCCGGTCACCGACCCGACCTGGCGCTTCATGACGCTGGACTGGGACGGCAAGATCCGGATGGACTGCTCCTCGCCCGCCGCGATGGCCTCGCTGATCGCCCGCCGCGACGAGTACGACATCGCCACCGGCAACGACGCCGACGCCGACCGGCACGGCATCGTCACCCCGGACGGCGGCCTGATGAACCCGAACCACTACCTCGCGGTCGCCGTCGACTACCTCTACCGCCACCGTGCCGACTGGCCGGCCGACGCCGCCGTGGGCAAGACACTGGTGTCCTCCTCGATGCTCGACCGGGTCGCCGCCGACCTGAAGCGCCAGCTGGTCGAGGTCCCGGTGGGCTTCAAGTGGTTCGTCGAGGGCCTGCTGGAGGGCTCGATCGCCTTCGGCGGCGAGGAGTCGGCCGGCGCGTCCTTCCTGCGGCGCGACGGCGGGGTGTGGACGACGGACAAGGACGGCATCCTGCTCGCCCTGCTGGCCGCCGAGATCACCGCCGTCACCGGCCGCACCCCCAGCCAGTACTACCGCGACCTGACGGACCGCTTCGGCGCCCCCGCCTACGCCCGGGTGGACGCCCCGGCCGACCGCGACCAGAAGGCGCTGCTCTCCCGCCTGTCGGCCGAGCAGGTCAAGGCCGGCGACCTCGCGGGCGAGCCGGTCACCGCCGTGCTCACCGAGGCCCCGGGCAACGGCGCGGCCATCGGCGGCATCAAGGTGTGCACCGAGAACGCGTGGTTCGCCGCCCGCCCGTCCGGGACCGAGGACGTGTACAAGATCTACGCGGAGTCCTTCCAGGGGCCCGAGCACCTCGCCCGGGTCCAGGAGGAGGCGCGCGAGCTGGTCAACGAGGTGCTGGCGGGGTCGGCGTCCGCCTGA
- a CDS encoding YciI family protein: MFVLELPYTVPLDRIDARLPDHVDWLNRHYADGTFLASGRKVPRDGGVILAVGEDRAAIEALVRTDPFAVEGLATYTVTEFLATVVAPVLEPHRQQLPG, translated from the coding sequence ATGTTCGTCCTGGAACTCCCGTACACCGTGCCGCTCGACCGGATCGACGCCCGCCTGCCCGACCACGTGGACTGGCTGAACCGCCACTACGCGGACGGGACCTTCCTGGCCTCCGGGCGCAAGGTTCCGCGCGACGGCGGCGTCATCCTCGCCGTGGGCGAGGACCGGGCGGCGATCGAGGCGCTCGTCCGCACCGACCCGTTCGCCGTCGAGGGTCTGGCGACCTACACCGTCACGGAGTTCCTCGCCACCGTCGTCGCCCCCGTCCTGGAACCCCACCGGCAGCAGCTGCCCGGCTGA
- a CDS encoding FAD-binding protein produces the protein MSKSALPRRSVIVGAAATVVGWNTVSRSWAVAPTPDASPDASPDASPGAEATAAGADAASGTDTLAALPRLDGTLVADAATLARFDGDFGHLVTAAPRAVLRPGSVRDVATLVGFARRHRIPVAMNGQSGTGETAELESHSSYGQAGVRGGVAIDSRGLDRIIRITPGRAVVEAGVTWAQLTDAALAQGWMPPCLTDYLHLSVGGTLSVGGIGGGVQRHGFQVDTVESVDVVTGTGELVTASASTNRELFEAVLGGGGQAGLIVRATLRLVRARERALVLNLFYDDLGAYLADQKKVMLERRFDLQVGDVSRDAAGTGWRYKVEGVVLYDGAAAPDRAKLVRGLRCVAAETTFTDQTAREYAYRVDAFAGFLKGAGLWSQPKPWMSLFLPASTAGTFTREALALLTPEDLGAGLLLFYPFRTDVFTRPMTVMPDEPVGFHFDLLSFPFPGADHAAALRRNRRLYDRAVQLGGKRYLIGAIPDVTHADWRRHYGNRWGRVVAAKHRFDPAGILTPGQGIHS, from the coding sequence ATGAGCAAGTCAGCTCTGCCCCGCCGCAGCGTGATCGTCGGTGCGGCGGCCACCGTCGTCGGCTGGAACACGGTGAGCCGCTCCTGGGCCGTGGCTCCCACCCCGGACGCCTCCCCGGACGCCTCCCCGGACGCCTCCCCCGGTGCCGAGGCCACCGCGGCCGGCGCCGACGCCGCCTCCGGCACCGACACCCTCGCGGCGCTGCCGCGGCTGGACGGCACCCTGGTCGCCGACGCCGCCACCCTGGCCCGGTTCGACGGGGACTTCGGACACCTGGTGACCGCCGCCCCGCGCGCCGTGCTGCGGCCGGGCTCCGTGCGCGACGTCGCCACCCTGGTCGGCTTCGCCCGCCGTCACCGCATCCCGGTCGCGATGAACGGCCAGAGCGGCACCGGCGAGACGGCGGAGCTGGAGTCGCACTCCAGCTACGGCCAGGCCGGCGTGCGCGGCGGCGTGGCGATCGACTCCCGCGGACTGGACCGGATCATCCGGATCACCCCCGGTCGCGCCGTCGTGGAGGCCGGCGTCACCTGGGCGCAGCTGACGGACGCCGCGCTCGCCCAGGGCTGGATGCCGCCCTGCCTGACGGACTACCTGCACCTGTCGGTGGGCGGCACGCTGAGCGTCGGCGGCATCGGCGGCGGTGTGCAGCGCCACGGATTCCAGGTGGACACGGTCGAGTCGGTGGACGTCGTCACCGGCACCGGCGAGCTGGTGACCGCCTCGGCGAGCACCAACCGCGAGCTGTTCGAGGCCGTGCTCGGCGGCGGCGGGCAGGCCGGGCTGATCGTCCGCGCCACCCTGCGCCTGGTACGGGCCCGGGAGCGGGCGCTCGTCCTGAACCTGTTCTACGACGACCTGGGCGCCTACCTCGCGGACCAGAAGAAGGTGATGCTGGAGCGGCGGTTCGACCTCCAGGTCGGCGACGTGTCGCGCGACGCGGCCGGGACCGGCTGGCGCTACAAGGTGGAGGGCGTCGTCCTCTACGACGGCGCCGCCGCGCCGGACCGGGCGAAGCTGGTGCGCGGCCTGCGCTGCGTCGCCGCCGAGACGACCTTCACCGACCAGACGGCGCGCGAGTATGCGTACCGGGTCGACGCCTTCGCCGGGTTCCTGAAGGGGGCCGGGCTCTGGTCGCAGCCCAAGCCCTGGATGAGCCTCTTCCTGCCCGCCTCGACCGCCGGGACCTTCACCCGCGAGGCCCTCGCCCTGCTGACGCCGGAGGACCTGGGCGCCGGCCTGCTGCTCTTCTACCCGTTCCGCACCGATGTGTTCACCCGTCCGATGACGGTGATGCCGGACGAGCCGGTCGGCTTCCACTTCGACCTGCTGTCCTTCCCGTTCCCGGGCGCCGACCACGCCGCCGCGCTGCGGCGCAACCGCCGGCTGTACGACCGGGCGGTGCAGCTGGGCGGCAAGCGGTACCTGATCGGCGCGATCCCGGACGTCACGCACGCCGACTGGCGCCGCCACTACGGCAACCGGTGGGGGCGCGTGGTGGCGGCCAAGCACCGCTTCGACCCGGCCGGGATCCTCACCCCGGGCCAGGGCATCCACTCCTGA
- a CDS encoding GNAT family N-acetyltransferase — protein MNTVNDPYEVRVGVPDVATFRRLRTASGMSDRPAAAVAAGLPNTWFGVTVEHGGAPVGMGRIVGDGGVIYQIVDVCVLPEHQGRGLGKRIMARLTAELERRAEKGAYVSLIADGEAHRLYAQYGFVGTAPASVGMHRLV, from the coding sequence ATGAATACCGTTAATGACCCTTACGAGGTGCGGGTCGGTGTACCCGACGTGGCGACCTTCCGGCGGCTGCGGACGGCGTCCGGGATGAGCGACCGCCCCGCGGCGGCGGTGGCCGCCGGCCTGCCGAACACCTGGTTCGGGGTGACCGTCGAGCACGGGGGCGCGCCGGTCGGGATGGGGCGGATCGTCGGGGACGGCGGTGTGATCTACCAGATCGTCGATGTGTGCGTGCTGCCCGAGCACCAGGGGCGTGGGCTGGGCAAGCGGATCATGGCGCGGCTCACCGCCGAGCTGGAGCGGCGCGCGGAGAAGGGCGCGTACGTGTCGCTGATCGCCGACGGCGAGGCGCACCGGCTGTACGCCCAGTACGGGTTCGTGGGCACGGCTCCGGCCTCGGTGGGGATGCACCGGCTGGTGTGA
- a CDS encoding helix-turn-helix transcriptional regulator → MSYRHPDREQIRIEHVLTALGNPVRLSAVRVLNGGGAHNCGSVLTAIGITAKSTMTHHWRVLRDSGVIHQLPSGRENLLRLRREDLDARYPGLLDAVLSGAHDDERHGTPADSPAV, encoded by the coding sequence ATGAGCTACCGCCACCCCGACCGCGAGCAGATCCGGATCGAACACGTCCTGACGGCCCTCGGCAACCCCGTCCGCCTCTCCGCCGTCCGGGTCCTGAACGGCGGCGGCGCGCACAACTGCGGGAGCGTGCTCACCGCGATCGGCATCACCGCCAAGTCGACGATGACCCACCACTGGCGGGTGCTGCGCGACAGCGGCGTCATCCACCAGCTGCCCTCCGGCCGGGAGAACCTCCTCCGGCTGCGCCGCGAGGACCTCGACGCCCGTTACCCCGGCCTGCTCGACGCCGTCCTCTCCGGCGCCCACGACGACGAGCGCCACGGCACCCCGGCCGACTCCCCGGCCGTCTGA
- a CDS encoding carboxymuconolactone decarboxylase family protein — MTDARMANPAVVIPEAMPAILGVVKAAKKGGVPESVLELVHLRASQINGCSYCVVGGVASAKKNGETDERLHAVAAWREAPFFTEAERAALELSEHVTRLADRAVVPDEVWNAAAEHFDEKQLASLVLWISLTNFFNRINATTRQPAGDTW; from the coding sequence ATGACCGACGCGCGGATGGCGAACCCGGCCGTGGTGATTCCCGAGGCGATGCCGGCGATCCTCGGGGTCGTGAAGGCGGCGAAGAAGGGCGGCGTGCCGGAGAGCGTGCTGGAACTGGTGCACCTGCGGGCGAGCCAGATCAACGGCTGCAGCTACTGCGTGGTGGGCGGCGTCGCGAGTGCGAAGAAGAACGGGGAGACCGACGAGCGGCTGCACGCGGTGGCCGCGTGGCGGGAGGCGCCGTTCTTCACCGAGGCCGAGCGGGCCGCGCTGGAGCTGTCGGAGCACGTGACGCGGCTCGCGGACCGGGCCGTGGTGCCGGACGAGGTGTGGAACGCGGCCGCCGAGCACTTCGACGAGAAGCAGCTGGCCTCGCTGGTGCTGTGGATCAGCCTGACCAACTTCTTCAACCGGATCAACGCCACCACCCGCCAGCCCGCCGGGGACACCTGGTAG
- a CDS encoding class I SAM-dependent methyltransferase, translating to MNEDSAAVAAYWDAAAAGFDDGPDHGLRAEHVRSAWTARLTAWMPSGPADVLDVGCGTGSLSLLLAEAGHRVTGVDLSPEMVARARRKLFDAGLAGRFLVGDAAAPPTGGAAFDVVLARHLLWTLPEPRAALREWVARLRPGGRLVLVEGRWGSAGPYVPEAARHPWTGGVGAHDLATAVRPLVAELRIEQLATDPDLWGGPVNDERYALIARA from the coding sequence ATGAACGAGGACTCCGCAGCCGTCGCCGCGTACTGGGACGCGGCGGCGGCGGGCTTCGACGACGGACCCGATCACGGGCTGCGGGCCGAGCACGTCCGCTCGGCGTGGACCGCACGGTTGACGGCCTGGATGCCGTCGGGCCCGGCCGACGTGCTCGATGTCGGCTGCGGCACCGGCTCGCTGTCCCTGCTGCTGGCCGAGGCCGGTCACCGGGTCACCGGGGTGGACCTGTCGCCGGAAATGGTCGCCCGGGCCCGCCGGAAACTGTTCGACGCAGGGCTCGCGGGCCGGTTCCTGGTCGGTGACGCGGCGGCCCCGCCCACCGGCGGGGCCGCCTTCGACGTCGTACTCGCCCGCCACCTGCTCTGGACGCTGCCCGAGCCCCGGGCCGCCCTGCGGGAATGGGTGGCCCGACTGCGCCCCGGCGGCCGGCTGGTCCTGGTCGAGGGCCGCTGGGGCTCCGCCGGACCGTACGTGCCGGAAGCGGCACGCCACCCGTGGACCGGTGGTGTCGGCGCCCATGACCTGGCCACCGCCGTACGTCCGCTGGTCGCCGAGCTGCGGATCGAGCAGTTGGCCACCGACCCGGACCTGTGGGGCGGGCCGGTGAACGACGAACGCTACGCCCTGATCGCGCGCGCCTGA
- a CDS encoding DUF397 domain-containing protein, translated as MTAYIWQKSSFSGDTANCLYLAAAPEGAVKLRESDEPDTVLTTTPGRLRALLLGVKAGEFDHLAE; from the coding sequence ATGACCGCTTACATCTGGCAGAAGTCCTCCTTCAGTGGCGACACCGCCAACTGCCTCTACCTCGCGGCTGCGCCCGAAGGTGCCGTCAAGCTTCGGGAGAGCGACGAGCCCGACACCGTTCTCACCACCACGCCGGGGCGGCTGCGGGCGCTTCTGCTGGGTGTCAAGGCAGGGGAGTTCGACCACCTCGCGGAGTAG
- a CDS encoding helix-turn-helix transcriptional regulator, whose translation MPPSKVPPSIRQRRLGAELRRLREQAGLSVTRAGELHGTQQSRISNIESGGYPVSADRVRALARLYGCADDALVEALTGMTGGRTRGWWDEYREILPAGALDLAELEHHAVSMRITSVVHMPGLLQTAEHARALFRDVVPPLSPPEVEHLVSHRIKRQAVLFGTSPIPLSAVVHETALRMEFGGPEVARAQLEYLLTASEHPHIDLRVIPFGTGSFPSSGAAIVYFGAEVARLDSVQVDGDRFEFIDTEPQLIKYRAVLDRLEASALEPGASRDLIRRVAQSI comes from the coding sequence ATGCCGCCCAGCAAGGTCCCGCCGAGCATTCGGCAGCGGCGACTCGGCGCGGAGCTGCGCCGGTTGCGCGAGCAGGCGGGTCTGTCGGTGACACGCGCCGGGGAACTGCACGGCACCCAGCAGTCCCGCATCAGCAACATCGAATCCGGGGGATACCCGGTGAGCGCGGACCGGGTCCGGGCGCTGGCCCGGCTCTACGGTTGTGCGGACGATGCTCTGGTCGAGGCGCTCACCGGCATGACCGGTGGTCGCACGCGTGGATGGTGGGACGAGTACCGCGAGATCCTTCCGGCCGGGGCGCTCGACCTGGCGGAACTCGAGCACCATGCGGTGTCGATGCGGATCACCTCGGTGGTTCACATGCCAGGGCTTCTTCAAACCGCTGAGCACGCTCGCGCGCTCTTTCGCGACGTGGTCCCACCTCTGTCTCCGCCCGAGGTGGAGCACCTGGTCTCGCATCGCATCAAACGGCAGGCCGTCCTGTTCGGCACGAGTCCGATTCCGTTGTCGGCTGTCGTCCATGAGACAGCCCTGCGCATGGAATTCGGCGGACCGGAGGTTGCGCGGGCTCAGCTGGAATACCTGCTGACCGCGAGCGAGCACCCCCACATCGACCTTCGGGTCATCCCGTTCGGCACTGGGAGCTTCCCGAGCTCCGGTGCGGCGATTGTGTACTTCGGCGCCGAGGTGGCGCGCCTGGACAGCGTTCAGGTCGATGGGGACAGATTCGAGTTCATTGACACCGAACCGCAGCTCATCAAGTATCGAGCTGTGCTGGATCGTTTGGAAGCGAGTGCGCTCGAACCTGGCGCTTCTCGCGACCTCATCCGCCGTGTCGCCCAGAGCATTTGA
- a CDS encoding nuclear transport factor 2 family protein, producing the protein MQEETARSAIDTFISAFNASDDTYVTALLPQALTSDVVFWGPLGRSEGIAAVERFVLDIRRHPAGAGTMVRCSAVDMPDEWARYRWVFTTPDGGPRLAGTDVVHLRRNLIDQIIVFAGEIEPSAP; encoded by the coding sequence ATGCAGGAAGAGACGGCACGCTCCGCGATCGACACTTTCATCTCCGCGTTCAACGCCTCGGACGACACCTATGTGACTGCCCTGCTCCCCCAAGCCCTGACCTCGGACGTGGTCTTCTGGGGACCGTTGGGTCGCAGCGAAGGAATCGCGGCGGTCGAGCGGTTCGTGCTGGACATCCGGCGCCACCCGGCGGGGGCCGGCACGATGGTGCGCTGCTCGGCGGTGGACATGCCCGACGAATGGGCCCGGTACCGGTGGGTCTTCACCACGCCCGACGGAGGTCCGCGCCTGGCGGGTACAGACGTCGTCCATCTGCGACGGAACCTCATCGACCAGATCATCGTCTTCGCGGGGGAGATCGAGCCGTCCGCCCCCTGA
- a CDS encoding DinB family protein, which yields MTTPLPEPSTQLSDPGALLLDYLDHYRSAIRAKIEGLSDEELRTSCLPSGWTMLELLKHLVHMEQRWLRWGFRAEPVPDPWGDRGPEGRWHVTPQESAADLLAALHAGGEHTRAVASGAPLSAVAAAGGRFPDDGTERPTLGWILFHVLQEYARHAGHLDIVRELTDGATG from the coding sequence ATGACCACCCCCCTGCCCGAGCCGAGCACGCAGCTCTCCGACCCCGGCGCCCTGTTGCTGGACTACCTCGACCACTACCGCTCCGCGATCCGAGCCAAGATCGAGGGACTGTCCGACGAGGAGCTGCGCACCAGCTGCCTCCCCTCCGGCTGGACGATGCTCGAACTCCTCAAGCACCTCGTCCACATGGAGCAGCGCTGGCTGCGATGGGGATTCCGTGCCGAGCCGGTCCCGGACCCCTGGGGCGACCGCGGTCCGGAGGGCCGCTGGCACGTCACCCCGCAGGAGAGTGCTGCCGACCTTCTCGCCGCGCTGCACGCGGGTGGCGAGCACACCCGGGCCGTCGCCTCGGGAGCGCCCCTGTCCGCCGTGGCCGCAGCCGGCGGCCGCTTCCCCGACGACGGCACCGAGCGCCCCACCCTGGGCTGGATCCTGTTCCACGTCCTCCAGGAGTACGCCCGCCACGCGGGCCACCTCGACATCGTCCGCGAACTCACCGACGGCGCCACCGGCTAG
- a CDS encoding GNAT family protein — protein sequence MNDPAADLRQPDLSDEPVLTGERVLLRPFDLAQDSPALRDLLTDVEVGRFTDGDPGLEPAPPWDADAERRMRDWYGSRAAQADRLDLAVVDRASGRCVGEVVLNGWSPANRSCGFRIALTAAGRDRGLGTEATRLIVGHGFERLGLHRISLTVFGHNPRARQAYAKVGFVLEGTRRDALRYGGVWVDDHDMAILAPEWQRHRGHP from the coding sequence GTGAACGATCCTGCGGCGGACCTCCGGCAGCCTGACCTCTCCGACGAACCCGTGCTCACCGGAGAGCGGGTGCTGCTGCGCCCCTTCGACCTCGCGCAGGACTCGCCGGCGCTTCGCGACCTGCTCACCGACGTCGAGGTGGGGCGGTTCACCGACGGGGATCCGGGGTTGGAGCCGGCCCCGCCGTGGGACGCGGACGCCGAGCGCCGGATGCGGGACTGGTACGGGAGCCGCGCCGCGCAGGCGGACCGCTTGGACCTGGCCGTCGTCGACCGGGCGAGCGGCCGGTGTGTCGGCGAGGTCGTGCTCAACGGGTGGAGCCCGGCCAACCGCAGTTGCGGCTTCCGGATCGCGCTCACCGCCGCCGGCCGCGACCGCGGGCTGGGCACCGAGGCGACCAGGCTGATCGTCGGCCACGGCTTCGAACGGCTCGGGCTGCACCGGATCTCGCTCACCGTCTTCGGCCACAACCCGCGTGCCCGCCAGGCCTACGCCAAGGTCGGCTTCGTCCTGGAGGGCACCCGGCGCGACGCGCTCCGCTACGGCGGAGTCTGGGTGGACGACCACGACATGGCGATCCTCGCCCCCGAGTGGCAGCGCCACCGCGGCCACCCGTAG